The genomic segment ACTCTTCAATCGCCACGCTGATACCTGCCAATCACTCATCCAAAATCATGCTCATAAATGTGCCACAGCCAATCatgctttttcttatttatctttataaTTCTTCTAGAAAGAAGATCCCATGCCAGATAACATCACTAGACTCCCTACTCCTggataactaaaataaaaataaccaaAACTGTTGGTCAAATATTCTATGATGGTAATATACCTGTGCAGCTTGCTAAAATGTATGCGCAGCAAACAGAGTTCAGTATTATATCACACATTTCAGCAGAATCATTTAAATAATCTCCCATCTTACCGAGCTAACGTCCCAAATCTTCAGGGTTTTGTCATCTGATGCAGATACCAGGAGGTTGGAGTCAGAGGACCAGGCCACATCAGATATACCCTGCAGATTCATGGGAACTGATCAGGACTTGAAGCTCTGAGAACAGCTAGCATGGGGCCAATGTAAGAACTAATGGAACCATGGCTTGGCTCTTAGTAACGACTCCAAACATCTGATCCCAATTGACTAAACATCAAGGATGCTACAGTTGCTCTACGTAAGTCCAgccaataaaaaacaaaaccattaaCACGGCAGGAGTATAGCTGAGAATTAGTCAAACTCACAAGTTTGTGTCCAGATATGGTTTTCTCAAACTTGCCGTCATACGCGCCCCAGATTTTGATCAGTTTATCAGCAGCTGTAGAGACAGAATGAATACGCACTCAGCataggtaaaaaaacaaaacaaaacacatcatcAATCTTAAAACTCAACAAGAAGCTGCAATAATTTATTGATAATTATTAAGTTGTGAAAAAAAATTGGTATTTCCAGCAGTGATTTTTACTCACATGAGCTGGCGAGCCATTCTCCACTCGGACTGAATTTGACAGAGGACACAGCTTTGGTGTGGCCCGCTAATGTGAACTTCAGGCTGTAGTTTGGCTTTGCAGGTGCCGACTGtaagtgaaaaagaaatacGACATTTAACAACTCTTGGCTGAGATGTGACAAATACACTAACATTCATCTAAGTCTATATTAAACAAAATACATTCTCTTATGAATCCCAACTATGGCTATTTCTTGGCCCTAAAAGGCTACAGCTGGAACAGAATAGTGATACTCCAAAAATTCAAACCTTGCTTTGGCTGGCAGATGCTGACGGCGCTACTGGAGGTTTTGTGTCAGTCTCTGGTTTCTTGTCTTCAGTTGCCATGGTGAGGAAATTAGCATTTACTGTGTACTATCCTAAagcagaggaaaaaataaatattgaaataaataCAAGAAGACATTCTTTATGCCACTGGTGATGATCAGTATATCAGTTATAAATACCAATGAACACATATAACAGCGAGCCTCAGTAACCTTTCAAGAGGTTTGCATGAACAATATCACTGACAGCCTGGATAATatgattacatttttcaaaCTGTCTCTTTCACGCTCAGACACTTGGTGACTGACAAACAACTAGTTTAAAATAAGTTTAGCCAAATTAAACTTCcctttcaaaacaaaaactcaaaaatacTAAAGCCACTTTTTGAAGTGATAAAAGAAAAGATTGTATTTATAAACTTCACTACTGCGTCATTAACTTGATTTATAACTACTACTGTGTAAATGCCTGTCAATGTTTAtgcctaaaataaaataagacacaTTATACAATACAATTCGTTCGCTATTAAAATGACCATTCAACACATGTTTctagctgttttttcattgaaCTTTTTTCAAATCAACTATTTTATGCACCCAATAAATCTTACATCTTCGAAAAAGCTATTCTTAGTTTCTGATAGGTTTTCAAGCAGCAGATACACTGGCACACtcaaaatttcttcagaaattttctagtttgtgtttatttatttatttacacgaTGACTATGCAATTTTTTTCTAGTCTCTAAAATCCTGATATTAAAGTTAGTCAATGTAGACctataaatacatacatacatacatacacacatatatatatatagatatagatatatatatatccctgCATTAACTGCAACATTCCTTGACAGTCAAGTTGAAACGAATTTTAGACTGAATATAGTCGACATTTAGTCTGATAGTGGTATTAAAATCCAATGAAAGGGCAAACCTCTTTCTCCATCTCACATGACAACAATGATATATATTGCATAACGCCAAAAATGCACAAAGTATATACGAAACCACCTTGGTACATTAACTTTACATTAACAGCAGTTTAGCTCACGATGTTTCCTTTTAGTTTTATGTCCCTCATATGAGCTGCAGTTTTTGCTAAACGCCGCATTTAACCCAGTTGGTACCGGCTGCAGCTATTTTTTCTTGTTCGTGTTGCTGCTTTCTCATTTAGCTCCAAGTTTAGCCATTTAAGCTAGCTTAAGCTAGCTAGCGTTGCATTACTTCGTTGTGGCTACTTAAAACCACCAAACAGAAACGCATATGCATTCAGCTAAGACTAGATGGCATCTGTTTGCAATATATTAACATGAATTCGCGTTTAAATGGAACAAACGTGCGAGAAAAGAGAATATCAAACAAAGGGCGATACGGACTCCCTTGGCTGGAAAAATTCAACTCTTGACTATGATCGTATTTGAACGACAGCTAGCTACGCTGTTATATCACTATTCAGATGTTTAACCGTCAATCATAACGCCACGTTAAAACTGGTGGTTTTATATAAACGCTAAAGGGTATTTGATGATGCAGCCGCCGCTGCTCGAAATGCACTGGTGCTGTTGACAAACTGGCTGAGGTGCCATGGAGGGGCCCTCCATTCACACAATGAGGATTCAGTCATAAAGACGATACTCACAGATTAATGGAGCTTCACGGTCAGATTGTTACTCCTCGTAAACACACGAAAGGGTAAAAAAACACCATGTATGTGTATTCAGACGATCATGGAGAACGTATACAGCAAGTGACTTGCTCTTGGATGATTGCCTGTAGGGAAAGAGAAGCGGGGAATGTGGTGTGCTGTGGCTTTGCGCATGCGTGTTacgctcttcttcttctttggttttCACGACGGGACGCAAACCAACGTGTTTACGCGCATACTGCCACAATCCATTAAACAGAGAGTTTTGCATGTCATTCATTATTATATCTTCCATTTTTATAAAACAGTATTAAACAACTGTTGATAAAGACGTTTAGAGAAGGTCAGGAGGAGTTCCATTGTTTCTAGAGAATATGGGGCATATGATTGGGTACAAGAGATGAAATGTGGCAAAGAAATATGTTAAGGTGGTGGAGGACATCTAGGAGGACAACAAGACAGTGGTGTGGTGTGCAATAGGAGTGACAGATGGATTTGAAGGAGGGGTGGGATTATATCAGGGATTGGCTCCAAAACCACTTCTTATTTGCAGTGGTAATGGACAGGTTGACTGATGAGATCAGGCGGGAATCTCTGTGGACTATGCTGTAGAGAGAGTATAGAGCAGGTGGAAAAGAGTCCGGAAAGGTGTAggtataagataagataagataagataacctttattagtcccacacgtgggaaatttgtatGAGCATTTAAGTCCGTTTGAAGCAAGACATATTAAATATGTGTGAATGAGAAGGAAACACATGTAACATTGAAAATCCAAAGAATAAAGGTAGTgaaggtggatgagtttaaatgGTAGTTTAAATCAGTGCACAAGTGAAGAGGAGTGTGCAGGCAATGGTGGGATCAGGATAGCAGCACAAGTCAAAGGGAAGGTTTAGAAGATCATaatgagacctgctatgatgtatggtttggagatggcGGCGCTCATAAGAAGACAGGAGGTTGAGCCGGATATGGCAGATGTGAAGATGCTGAGATTTTCATTGTGAATTACCAGAATgaacaagattagaaatgagtacctGAGAGCAAGGTTGATCAGCTTGAAGACAGTTGAACAGTGTGTAGAGAAGGGgtagtggatatactggacaaaggatgttggaGATGGAGTTGCCAAGCTGGAGGAAAAGACGAAGACCTCAGAAGAGGCtaatggatgtagtgaaggaggacatgcagggTTGGTGTGGCAGAGGAGGAAGCTAGACGCAGGGTTAGGTGGAGGCTGATGATCCACTGTGGCGAcacctaaagggagcagccggaagaagaagaagaagaagaagaaaatcaatGCTCTTCTCTCTTGGGATCATTACACTTTCGGTCATTTTGGGTTTATTCTCGACACCCTCCGACACAGCAGGCGGCGGTATACGCTGTTAACTTTGGCTAAAAAATTGGTCACAGAAGCCTTCGACGAAGGGGAGCTTGTTACTTGAAGCCATGCCCGCAGCAGGTTTGTGTGGAAGTTTTCAGCTGGTCTAAGCGCAGCCAGGAGTTACCGTATCTCGACTTTTTACTCTGTTTGGCCTTCGGTGCGGTGTGAACGGTCTTAAATAGAAACTATCATTTCAAAGTACCTTCATAAGAAGAAAAAACGTGTTGGTAAACACTCGTGACTCTCCCGTCATCCTCTGCGAAACAAGTTATGTGGTACATGTATGTGTTGCCGTTATCTGAAGGTAATTGCGAGCGTTCAGGTAACAGCGACTGGCGTCCCTATAAAAACTTTGTAAGTGGTAAGTTAACCGCGGCAGAGCAAGGCCCAACTGTAATAAACAAACCCCAGTAGGCACTGCACAAGATACTGTGGTGGGTTTTTTATTGCTCATTTGCAGTGAAGACTTATATTGGCCATGCGCCCATATAGGTTTACCTTAACCTGCTAGCCAAGTGAAGCTAACGTGCTGAACGTGACTGGTTAGGTTTCCCAAGAGCTGGCCTCCTGATTATTTAACTCTGTCGTGCTCATTTAAAACTTGACAATCCAATTCTTCCTTCTTACTCCGTTAAgttagcattatattagttgACTTGTATTTAATGGTATGATATTACATGAGCTAGGGTTGAGATTTATACCGCGTCTGAGATCATGCAAACTCTTACTGCCTTCTCCAGTGGCGATGTTTAGTAAAATGAGCAAACGAAATAAAattagatttaaagaaacatttgatctggaataaaggaaaaatagatttaaatgttaaaatggatAAAAAGTAATATCACCTCACTAAAACTTGAAGTtaaatacatgaaatgtatttAGTCTTCCCcagtttggttttatttattgagAAAAGGATGCGTTCACAATAATATGTCTTGAAATATAATGTGTTAACTTAGGCcaacaaaatataataatatttgaaaaataaagttttgtaagctatttaaaaactaaactgaaatgaacaaaGCCTCTCTCAAAATTAATTGAAATGCATTAGAACtgcaaataaaattgaaataagaaaaaatcgAAATCACCTGCTCCTTTctgctgctccctttagggggcCCCACAATGGGTCATCTCCCTTCATTTCACCCTATCCGTAGcaccctcctctgtcacactaaCACTCTCCATgttctccttcactacatctaAGAATCTCTTcctttgtctttctcttttcttcataCCTAGCAGCTCCATCTTTATCATCCTTTGTAGCAACCTCAGTCTAAGCTGACCCTTTCATGTACTCATTTTTAATCTTGTCCATTCTAGTCAGTCCTAATGACAATCTTAGATCTTCACCTTTAACGCCTCCAGCTCGACCTCCCGCCTTTTTGTTAGTGCTCCAAACCATACTTCATATCCCGTCTCACTCCCATCCTCTAAACCTTCGCTTTCACTTTTGCTGCTATCCtcctgtcacaaatcacccgtGACACTCGTCTCCACTCACTTCCCCCATCTTCActttcttcttcacctctctcgTGCACTGTCCTTTGCTTTTAATGGTTGACCCTCACTGTCACATGCATCCTTGTACTAACTTTGATTCCTCTTCTATCCGATGCATACCTCCATCTCTCCACCTTCtctaaatattaaaattagAATAATTGCAGGCAGATTGCTAGACAGCTAAATAAACATAGCTGATTCCAACACCATCAGTGAAACAGCCTCTTAAATTTTGTCAGTGTATTTGCCAAGAAAACATTGCTCAGTTCACATGCCCACTAAACCTTTATACACCCTCCGTGTCTTCTGCTTATCTGAAGCCGGGTTGCAGTATTCAGACATCCTTCTCCCCAGCCACTCTTTCCAGTTCCCCATGGGGGtcccaaggcattcccaggtcAGATGAGAtgtataatctctccagcaggTTCTGGGTCTACCCCAGGGTCTCCTCCCAGTTAGGTATGCCCAGGAGCCTTTCTAACTAGATGCCTGAAATGCCTCAACTGCCTCCTTTCAGCATGCAAGGAAAAGAGCCTTTATACAGTCATGTGCATTAATTACTAATCAGATTGTtttacataataataaaatgaatgtgataAGCTTCAAAAGATATGAGATATAGTCTGTTTTTGAAACTATATCAATGGTGTGAAGTAATCAGTCGCTTCCTCTTTTTAGAGTTTTATATTTGATATTTGGAGAACCACATGATCATAACAGTCTATTCTTTTATGTCAGCAGGCCACATTGTGTGGTTTGACGATTCCCCAGCCTGCGTCATGCATAGTTTTCACAGTGTGTGACAAGCTGTCAGGTGAACACTACATGACTTACAGAAGATAACAGAACCCAGAAGAATTCGTGCAGCCACCATGTCCGCagacaccaaccaggaccctcCTCAGCTTGTTAATCCCCCACCTCCCGAGGTGACCAATCCCAACAAGCCAGGCCGGAGGACCAACCAGCTGCAGTATATGCAGAACATAGTGATCAAATCCCTGTGGCGGCACCAGTTCGCCTGGCCTTTTTACCAGCCTGTCGATGCAGTTGCTCTTGGACTGCCAGTGAGTAGTTTGCACATGTTCAGCTGACAGGGTTACAGTGCATCAAGTCATTTTTATGGGTTTTTCACAAGTCATGGTACAAAAATGACTTCAGCCTCAGGATTGCAGGGCTTTTCTTCAGTTAGTTGCACAAGTAAGTCATAGTTTTGCTcataatgaaaatattttttattttttaattccacAATGTCCCCGTTCTTTATGCAAAAGTGATGTTAACTGGGCATGATCATACTGTTATATGATCTATTTAGCCATTGTTGTTAAATATACATTTACTGGTAGCTGCCAGCAGTTTTTTCCCCTaggtatatatagatatattttttgtagttttcagATACGCTAACTTGCTTTGTGCTGCTGGCTCTGTCTGTTCTTCTTTTCTGAAACTACTAGATCTTCTTTTCGTTTTGTTATTCTCTCACTGTTAATATTAATGTTGTCtaagatatttttttgtttttcctcccttttatttttgttcctAATTCTCACGCACAACCCACATACCACAGTGAGTATAGAGATAATGGAATGCAGTGTAACTCTGTCTTGCATCTTATCCTAGTTTTAGCCATACTTCAGTAAGAAATGACTCAAACCTGCCGACATGTCCTTGATCCTAAATTTTAATACATCAGCAAGAATGTGTATGAAGTGAAACTAATTTGTTTACCCAATTTAGTGCTGAATCTAAAAAtgcaaacaattaaaaaaaaatcatatattgATGTTAATTCCAGCCCGATTATCTGACTCACTTCAGACAGTGCAAAAACGCTAATCTTGGTGATTTTAATGTGGTCGCGATCTAGCCACCTCCATTTTTGCCTTAAGTTCCAAATACTATTAAGTAGTTTGAATGATGCCGTTTGACTCTGTCTTAATAAAGTAATTAACATTTAGTTAATATCAAGTTTTATAGAAAAAGATTAATTAAATTAAGATCCAAAATGAATAAACTGGAAATTGTGCAGTGTAATTGTTCTCCATTAATCAAACTTTGGCAGAGCCTCAGTGTGGGGCAGTGCAAAATGTAATGCTATATTCATCTGACATCAACTCTTTCTCTTAACCAGGACTATCATAAAATAATAACATCGCCCATGGACATGGGAACCATTAAGAAACGACTAGAGAACAACTATTATTGGAGCGCAAGTGAATGCCTGCAAGACTTCAACACCATGTTTACCAACTGCTACATATACAATAAGGTGAGGAGCTTTGTGATTGCAAATTCCTTCCTTGTTCCCTTACAGATACTAAGCGTGTCCTCACACTGGGCAATATATGCCATGCCGGAGCGTGTTTGAGCAAGAGTCGAGTTTTGTATACTGGACCTGGATGCAGTTAATTTGGCCTTCGGCGTTGATCGCCAACATTTTCTCAGAACAGCATTCACTGTGAAAATTCCTTATTAAACTAATTACCAATTCTCTaaggcaggggtgtcaaactcaaatacacagtgggccaaaattcaaaactggaacaaagtcgCGGGCTAAcgttaatatttattgaaatatatttattcctccagatataaaaatgaatcttttcttatggactcaaacacgttttgctgaaaaactgaatatggaacaagcaaagcttaatactaaacaatatatatattagctgtataataccagtaggccagctctaatagtaatttggtatggcttcgcgggccaaatgtaattaggctgcgggccaaatttggcccgcgggccagagtttgacacctatgCTCTAAGGCATGCAAGAGGACATTATGTCACCGTGTCCAAAATTGGCCTAGTTGAGCTACAAAATGCATAAAATCATTCCCTCTGTCCTCTTCAGCCTACAGACGATATTGTCCTGATGGCACTTGCCTTGGAAAAGATTTACTTGCAAAAAGTTGCCCAGATGCCTCAAAGTGAAGTGGAGATTGTTCCTCATGCTGCCAAAGGGAAGGGCAAAAAAAGTAGCACACCAGGTAACTCACTTAAAAGAACTTGTAACACTGACTACTTATTAGAAGTAAATGAGTACTTTGATGTTCGGTCGCATGAATTCAGCAGACTGCATAGGCTAGCACATGGAAGGTGTCACTGATAAGATGCTGAACCCCTTGTATGTAATGCAGTAACCAAATATGAGATGAGAGGGTGCAGGCGTTCATGGAGAGTAATGGGTTTTACCGTTACTCTCCAAAATCCTGGCAATCCAGACTTTCAGTTTCACAGCTATGTGTGCTTCTTATCCACTTATTAAAAGTCTAAAGTTTTAATAAGATTGTAGATTAGTTTTAGCAGCATTTtcactttaattattttacatctTTAAAAACTCTAAGCTAATACAGGAAATAACTGGAAGGAAATAGGGCAgataagagagagaaaaaaggttTGTTTAAATGAACTAATTGTAACCAATTAATTGAATTATTCTTAGAAAGCAGGAAGAAGCGTGAGAGCTCAAGCCGTGCCAAGAGCGACTTTGAAGAGGAGTCATCACAACAAAACACTGAACCCTGTGGCCTTAGTGAACAGCTGAAGTACTGCAACCATATCCTGAAGGAAATGCTCTCTAAGAAACATTCTGCTTACGCCTGGCCTTTTTACAAGCCTGTAGACGCAGAAGCTCTGCAGCTACATGATTATCACGACATCATCAAGTACCCCATGGATCTCAGCACGGTTAAAGTATGTTTGCCTATATGCCTTTATACATGCATTTGCTATGTGCCTTGATACACATGCTTTATTTGGttaccttttttattttcagaaaaAGATGGATGCAGGAGAGTACCAGGATGCACAAGCGTTTGCTGCAGATGTTAGGTTAATTTTTTCTAACTGCTACAAATACAACCCTG from the Oreochromis niloticus isolate F11D_XX linkage group LG7, O_niloticus_UMD_NMBU, whole genome shotgun sequence genome contains:
- the LOC100707428 gene encoding bromodomain-containing protein 3 isoform X2, with amino-acid sequence MSADTNQDPPQLVNPPPPEVTNPNKPGRRTNQLQYMQNIVIKSLWRHQFAWPFYQPVDAVALGLPDYHKIITSPMDMGTIKKRLENNYYWSASECLQDFNTMFTNCYIYNKPTDDIVLMALALEKIYLQKVAQMPQSEVEIVPHAAKGKGKKSSTPESRKKRESSSRAKSDFEEESSQQNTEPCGLSEQLKYCNHILKEMLSKKHSAYAWPFYKPVDAEALQLHDYHDIIKYPMDLSTVKKKMDAGEYQDAQAFAADVRLIFSNCYKYNPAHHDVVIKARKLQGIFEQRFAKMPDEHVEVTSQAGGSLEKPESAEERTTRLAELQEQLKAVHGQLAALSEAPVSKPKKKKENDKKDNSRQNVGVMNSRCTSNSCARYSWKGSNEWESEDESLPMTYDEKHQLSLDINRLPGMKLGHVVHIIQSREPSVCNTNPDEIEIDFETLKPSTLRALEQYVKSCLCKKFKKFQKKSRQTPSHRTTTTSSSSSSSSSSDSANTSFTDSSTEDSDS
- the LOC100707428 gene encoding bromodomain-containing protein 3 isoform X1, coding for MSADTNQDPPQLVNPPPPEVTNPNKPGRRTNQLQYMQNIVIKSLWRHQFAWPFYQPVDAVALGLPDYHKIITSPMDMGTIKKRLENNYYWSASECLQDFNTMFTNCYIYNKPTDDIVLMALALEKIYLQKVAQMPQSEVEIVPHAAKGKGKKSSTPESRKKRESSSRAKSDFEEESSQQNTEPCGLSEQLKYCNHILKEMLSKKHSAYAWPFYKPVDAEALQLHDYHDIIKYPMDLSTVKKKMDAGEYQDAQAFAADVRLIFSNCYKYNPAHHDVVIKARKLQGIFEQRFAKMPDEHVEVTSQAGGSLEKPESAEERTTRLAELQEQVGADQLKAVHGQLAALSEAPVSKPKKKKENDKKDNSRQNVGVMNSRCTSNSCARYSWKGSNEWESEDESLPMTYDEKHQLSLDINRLPGMKLGHVVHIIQSREPSVCNTNPDEIEIDFETLKPSTLRALEQYVKSCLCKKFKKFQKKSRQTPSHRTTTTSSSSSSSSSSDSANTSFTDSSTEDSDS